The following coding sequences are from one Culex quinquefasciatus strain JHB chromosome 1, VPISU_Cqui_1.0_pri_paternal, whole genome shotgun sequence window:
- the LOC6052688 gene encoding uncharacterized protein LOC6052688, with the protein MKLANLLVILAMVAISSGRVLETKSTKISKKAPIVLRQDVEEYSDSENAVDGNISESAAVDESDVSEIVNCYEVNCNEASSNANAADEETNSENNEVLQEINQVPQEAVSQAPVVNTDDANPINRYCKCTTYECNCCRDFALPLVPMKGPGCATIQYLEGNRMSIGIKFGDRVLANRVISGRKATPVCMPLPGGFNRFCGRIYGINRRNDDHFKACLGLELRADNEIEAVLRVSCFKFGPRGLSVTEPEPLPPVEDIDVGEDEDDEDEDEEEDDADDLLGTLGLGDDDDDDDDDDDDDEGADQDEPEIQSSEPGYTGFSLLEGDFLGDLLGTTSQKKKKTSLTKNGTNQPISKDAKKKPLKQAAAQVAEVVSKNATVTKNKVKDDDDSDEITDIVESLVSGGDDDSAENDDEDNENDDDDEEDSKETPEVTEEATNTPVDDEEEDDYEESGEENDTANDNLKTKQTKQPKFGFNWNNLTRFFRIL; encoded by the exons ATGAAGTTGGCAAATTTACTTGTAATCTTGGCCATGGTCGCCATATCATCTGGTAGAGTGCTGGAAA CGAAATctaccaaaatttccaaaaaggcGCCTATTGTGTTGCGACAAGACGTGGAAGAGTACAGCGACAGTGAGAATGCAGTGGATGGTAACATTTCCGAATCCGCCGCTGTCGATGAGTCGGACGTAAGTGAAATAGTGAATTGCTACGAAGTTAATTGCAATGAGGCCAGCAGCAATGCGAACGCAGCCGACGAAGAAACCAATTCGGAAAACAATGAGGTATTGCAAGAAATCAACCAAGTGCCACAAGAGGCTGTTAGCCAGGCACCGGTGGTAAATACTGACGATGCAAATCCGATTAACCGATACTGCAAATGTACCACCTACGAATGTAACTGTTGTCGTGACTTTGCTCTGCCGCTGGTTCCGATGAAAGGGCCAGGCTGTGCGACTATCCAATACCTCGAGGGTAACCGTATGTCCATCGGAATCAAATTCGGAGATCGTGTCTTGGCAAATCGCGTTATTTCTG GTCGAAAAGCAACCCCGGTCTGCATGCCCCTGCCTGGAGGATTCAATCGTTTCTGTGGCCGTATTTACGGTATAAACCGTCGTAATGATGATCATTTTAAGGCTTGTTTGGGTCTGGAATTGCGCGCCGACAACGAAATCGAAGCAGTTCTGCGTGTTTCGTGCTTTAAATTCGGACCACGTGGTCTCTCTGTAACTGAGCCGGAACCACTTCCACCGGTAGAGGACATTGATGTAGGTGAAGACGAAGACGACGAAGATGAAGACGAGGAGGAAGACGACGCCGATGATCTGCTCGGAACGCTGGGTCTGGGAGACG atgatgacgatgatgacgacgatgacgatgatgatgagggAGCCGATCAAGATGAACCGGAAATTCAGTCGTCAGAGCCCGGTTATACCGGATTCAGTTTACTTGAGGGGGATTTCCTAGGAGACCTTTTGGGTACAACTagtcaaaaaaagaagaaaacaagTTTAACCAAAAACGGCACAAACCAACCAATTAGTAAAGATGCTAAGAAGAAGCCGTTGAAACAAGCAGCAGCGCAAGTAGCTGAGGTTGTAAGTAAAAATGCGACCGTCACCAAAAATAAAGTTAAGGACGACGATGATTCAGATGAGATAACCGATATTGTTGAATCACTGGTATCCGGAGGAGATGATGATAGTGCCGAAAATGACGATGAAGACAAcgaaaatgatgatgatgatgaagaaGACTCTAAAGAGACACCGGAAGTTACCGAAG AGGCTACCAACACTCCTGTCGATGATGAAGAAGAAGACGACTACGAGGAAAGTGGTGAAGAAAACGATACTGCCAATGATAATCTTAAAACCAAACAAACTAAACAGCCAAAATTTGGGTTCAACTGGAATAATTTAACACGGTTTTTCCGAATACTTTAA